The Nitrospira tepida genome includes a window with the following:
- a CDS encoding macro domain-containing protein encodes MLTLKEVEHFPMIKDVTGDILLSKAGAIAHGVAPHDDFKQGLALQLREQWPGMYKDFRHYCQTVNPKPGTVWSWKGPNAPVIINLLTQEPPPDHQSRPGKATLPNVNHALQALKKEAQEQGIKSLAITRVATGVGGLTWEEVQPLITQILGDLKIPVYLYSTYKKGLAAEEVWP; translated from the coding sequence ATGTTAACCCTGAAAGAAGTGGAGCATTTCCCCATGATCAAGGACGTGACCGGAGACATTCTGTTGTCGAAAGCGGGAGCCATCGCGCACGGCGTCGCCCCCCACGATGATTTCAAGCAGGGCCTGGCGCTCCAGCTCAGAGAACAGTGGCCGGGCATGTACAAAGATTTTCGCCACTACTGTCAGACCGTCAATCCCAAGCCCGGCACGGTCTGGTCCTGGAAAGGCCCCAACGCCCCGGTCATCATCAACCTCCTCACGCAGGAGCCTCCGCCCGATCACCAAAGCCGTCCCGGCAAGGCGACCCTGCCGAACGTCAACCACGCGCTACAGGCGCTGAAGAAGGAAGCGCAGGAACAGGGGATCAAGAGCTTGGCCATCACGAGGGTGGCCACCGGCGTCGGCGGCCTCACGTGGGAGGAGGTGCAGCCGCTGATCACGCAGATACTCGGCGATCTCAAGATCCCCGTCTACCTCTATTCGACGTATAAGAAGGGACTGGCGGCGGAAGAGGTGTGGCCGTAG
- a CDS encoding ParB N-terminal domain-containing protein, with the protein MAEKKPKKATATGGRRRRKPAGASVGLAAAELQAAAPPGDVVSLHRTIEDDGGKALATYREPYGGKWLVMAALPIDLVAATPYQRNLSETHVRKLETVISKLGRFLDPIIAVRTGSHEEGGIKYWTPNGHHRLSAMKTLGAKSITAIVVPEPAAAYQILALNTEKAHNLREKALEVIRMYRELARLDDASEDTYALEFEEPAFITLGLCYEERPRFSGGAYHPVLKRVDEFLTRPMHAAMTVREQRAKTVLALDDLVIKQVEALKARGLTSPYLKSFVVARVNPIRFRPKDAAPPAFDETLQKMMQAAEKFNPDKIKTEDLAKSGGVPDEGE; encoded by the coding sequence ATGGCCGAGAAGAAACCGAAGAAAGCCACAGCCACCGGCGGACGGCGGCGAAGAAAGCCGGCCGGCGCATCGGTCGGGTTGGCTGCGGCCGAGCTACAGGCTGCGGCTCCGCCCGGCGACGTGGTCTCGTTGCATCGGACGATCGAAGATGACGGCGGGAAGGCATTGGCGACCTATCGCGAGCCGTACGGAGGCAAGTGGTTGGTGATGGCGGCGCTTCCGATCGACCTGGTCGCCGCCACGCCCTACCAACGGAACCTGTCGGAAACCCATGTCCGGAAGCTGGAAACCGTTATCAGCAAACTCGGGCGGTTCCTCGACCCGATCATCGCCGTTCGCACCGGAAGCCATGAGGAGGGCGGGATCAAGTATTGGACGCCCAACGGCCACCATCGCCTCTCGGCGATGAAGACGCTGGGAGCCAAGAGCATTACGGCCATCGTGGTCCCAGAGCCGGCCGCCGCCTATCAGATTCTGGCGCTCAACACGGAGAAGGCCCACAACCTGCGCGAAAAGGCGCTGGAGGTCATCCGGATGTATCGAGAACTGGCCCGCCTCGATGATGCCTCCGAAGATACCTACGCCCTGGAGTTCGAGGAGCCGGCGTTCATCACCTTGGGGCTCTGCTACGAAGAACGGCCCCGATTCAGCGGAGGCGCGTACCATCCGGTGCTGAAGCGGGTGGATGAGTTTCTGACGAGACCGATGCATGCAGCGATGACGGTCCGGGAGCAGCGGGCCAAGACGGTGCTGGCACTCGACGACCTGGTGATCAAGCAGGTCGAGGCCTTGAAGGCGCGAGGCCTTACCAGTCCCTATTTGAAGAGTTTCGTCGTCGCGCGCGTGAACCCGATTCGGTTCCGTCCGAAGGATGCGGCGCCGCCTGCGTTCGACGAGACGCTCCAGAAGATGATGCAGGCCGCGGAGAAATTCAATCCAGACAAGATCAAGACGGAAGATCTGGCAAAGTCGGGCGGCGTGCCCGATGAGGGGGAGTAG
- a CDS encoding polyphosphate kinase 2 family protein, with protein sequence MNLKPYRVKPGTRLQLDRWDPGETGTYKKNERVKEKAKAETARLIDRISALQERLYANGDRALLIVLQGMDTSGKDSTIKHVMSGVNPQGCKVVSFKTPSEKELNHDFLWRIHQEVPAKGQIGIFNRSHYEDVLITRVHGMISDRVAKRRFGQIKEFEELLTENGTAIVKFFLYISKDEQKQRLLERVRDPEKRWKFNEGDLEERKLWDDYLRVFEAVISKTSTESAPWYIVPANRKWFRNLLVARAVVEALEAMNLGCPKPSADIDWDRLVIE encoded by the coding sequence ATGAATCTCAAGCCCTATCGCGTCAAACCAGGAACCCGGTTACAGCTCGATCGATGGGATCCGGGGGAGACCGGTACCTACAAGAAGAACGAGCGGGTCAAGGAAAAGGCCAAGGCGGAAACCGCGCGTCTGATCGACCGCATCAGCGCCTTGCAGGAGCGGCTCTACGCCAACGGAGACCGGGCCTTGCTGATCGTGCTGCAGGGCATGGATACCAGCGGGAAGGACAGCACGATCAAGCATGTGATGTCGGGCGTGAACCCGCAGGGCTGCAAAGTCGTCTCGTTCAAGACCCCGTCCGAGAAGGAGTTGAATCATGATTTCCTCTGGCGGATTCATCAAGAGGTGCCGGCGAAGGGGCAGATCGGCATCTTCAACCGTTCCCATTATGAGGATGTGCTCATTACCCGCGTCCACGGCATGATTTCCGACCGGGTCGCGAAGCGCCGATTTGGCCAGATCAAGGAATTTGAGGAGCTCTTGACCGAAAACGGGACGGCGATTGTGAAGTTCTTCCTCTACATTTCGAAGGACGAGCAGAAGCAGCGGCTGTTGGAGCGGGTGCGGGACCCTGAGAAGCGGTGGAAATTCAACGAAGGCGACCTGGAGGAACGGAAACTGTGGGATGACTACCTCCGGGTCTTTGAAGCTGTGATCTCCAAGACCAGCACTGAGTCGGCGCCCTGGTACATCGTGCCGGCCAATCGGAAATGGTTTCGCAATCTGCTCGTCGCGCGGGCGGTGGTGGAGGCGCTGGAAGCCATGAACCTCGGCTGTCCCAAGCCGTCCGCGGACATCGACTGGGACCGGCTCGTGATCGAATGA
- a CDS encoding DUF4412 domain-containing protein: protein MCLGRIVAVCLAIIGLPWLGHAGDFEGVIRMRSTTMGTPEQYLLYLKGDRLRLENDTDAEDKGVLVFDAKARQGFGVEPDDQLYYVFPMEELPGDMSKKLLDEVLITRTGKTKKVAGRVCDLYVAKGKADGMSEEVCLGNGLGNPALTGLMTGDARSPLEFPSWLLDLAKARAFPLRVIVRSKDGQEESRLEATKVEPRAVEDSLFTPPSGYKRMDNDTLMGGTGPGGPLPAMPGTAPKSITPERTKP from the coding sequence ATGTGCCTTGGCCGCATCGTCGCCGTCTGCCTTGCGATCATCGGCCTGCCATGGCTGGGTCACGCCGGCGACTTTGAAGGAGTGATCAGGATGCGCAGCACGACGATGGGGACGCCGGAGCAATACCTGCTCTATCTCAAGGGCGACCGGCTCCGGCTTGAAAACGACACCGATGCCGAGGACAAGGGGGTGCTCGTGTTCGACGCGAAGGCGCGACAGGGCTTCGGCGTCGAGCCGGACGACCAGTTGTACTATGTCTTTCCAATGGAAGAGCTGCCCGGCGACATGTCCAAGAAGCTGCTCGACGAAGTGCTGATCACCCGCACGGGGAAAACCAAGAAGGTGGCCGGCCGGGTCTGCGACCTCTATGTGGCGAAAGGAAAGGCCGACGGCATGTCCGAAGAAGTCTGTCTTGGCAACGGGCTCGGCAATCCGGCGTTGACTGGATTGATGACGGGTGATGCCAGGAGCCCGCTGGAGTTTCCCTCCTGGCTGCTGGATCTGGCCAAAGCCCGCGCCTTTCCCCTGCGGGTGATCGTCCGCTCCAAGGATGGGCAGGAGGAAAGCCGGCTGGAGGCGACGAAGGTCGAGCCGCGAGCGGTGGAAGACAGTCTGTTCACGCCGCCGTCCGGCTACAAGCGGATGGATAACGACACCCTGATGGGCGGGACGGGGCCTGGAGGGCCTCTACCGGCGATGCCGGGAACGGCCCCCAAATCGATCACTCCCGAACGAACCAAACCCTGA
- a CDS encoding glycoside hydrolase family 15 protein — MYPYGLIGNCQMSALVSDRGSIEWMCLPRPDSPPVFGRLLDPEGGHFSITSPTPSDQVRTSQRYLPNTNILVTTVALGNGDAYEITDFCPRFEQYGRMYRPSALFRVVEAISGTPSVVVSCRPVTGWDKTPAQPVRGSSHIRYEIRGEPLRLLTNMPLTYLSEETPVALTRTLYFGLTWGLGIEDDLVKVSHEFLEQTTRYWRTWVKNCSVPLLFQQEVIRSALILKLHCYEDTGAILAALTTSLPEQVGGARNWDYRFCWLRDAYYSLTAFHNLGHFEEMEAFLQFLLNIAHAHEESRDRLRPVYSLGQSLPLPETEHTNWKGYQGSTPVRSCNQAAEQVQNDAYGEMILTFAPIFFDERFIDLRTKNLEALLAHLAQLCIRSIGQPDAGLWEIRGGWQEHSFTNLMCWAGLERLERIKRAGYLGSFALDLAASRVRAAEALLRAVKEGVVRNGPADDSFDAALAQLPIFGYPNVPLCEATTLQIVRELSLRLEGKDTGFFYRYVREDDFGTPDGGFVICSFWVAHALARLGRIAQARQVLSDVMAGSNRLGLFSEHFIPSTQTQCGNFPQAYSHVGLINAAFAASPSWNEVL; from the coding sequence ATGTACCCCTACGGCTTGATCGGCAACTGCCAGATGTCCGCGCTCGTCAGCGACCGGGGCTCGATCGAGTGGATGTGTTTGCCGCGGCCCGACAGCCCGCCGGTGTTCGGGCGGCTGCTCGATCCCGAAGGCGGGCACTTCTCGATCACGAGCCCGACTCCGTCGGACCAGGTCCGCACGTCGCAGCGCTATTTGCCCAACACCAACATCCTGGTGACCACCGTCGCCCTCGGCAACGGCGACGCCTACGAGATCACGGACTTCTGCCCGCGATTCGAGCAGTACGGGCGGATGTACCGCCCGTCGGCCCTGTTTCGCGTCGTGGAGGCGATCTCCGGCACCCCCTCCGTCGTCGTCAGTTGCCGGCCGGTGACCGGCTGGGACAAGACGCCCGCGCAACCGGTCCGCGGCAGCAGCCACATCCGCTACGAGATCCGGGGCGAGCCCCTGCGCCTGCTCACCAACATGCCCCTGACCTACCTGAGCGAGGAAACGCCGGTAGCCCTGACGCGAACACTCTACTTCGGCCTCACCTGGGGGTTGGGGATCGAAGACGACCTGGTCAAGGTGAGCCACGAATTTCTGGAGCAGACGACCCGGTACTGGCGCACGTGGGTCAAGAACTGTTCCGTGCCGTTGTTGTTTCAACAGGAGGTGATCCGGTCGGCGCTCATCCTCAAACTCCATTGCTATGAAGACACGGGAGCGATTCTCGCGGCCCTCACCACGAGCCTCCCGGAGCAGGTGGGCGGCGCCCGTAACTGGGATTACCGGTTCTGTTGGCTTCGGGACGCCTATTACTCGCTCACGGCCTTTCACAACTTGGGGCATTTCGAGGAGATGGAGGCGTTTCTGCAATTCCTCCTCAACATCGCCCACGCGCATGAAGAGTCGCGCGACCGTTTGCGCCCCGTCTACAGCCTCGGCCAGAGCCTGCCGCTCCCGGAAACCGAGCATACGAACTGGAAAGGCTACCAGGGCAGCACGCCCGTGCGGAGCTGCAACCAGGCGGCCGAGCAGGTGCAAAACGATGCCTACGGCGAAATGATCCTGACGTTCGCGCCGATCTTCTTCGATGAGCGGTTCATCGACCTGCGCACCAAAAACCTGGAAGCCCTGCTGGCGCATCTGGCGCAGCTCTGCATCCGGAGCATCGGCCAGCCGGACGCGGGACTCTGGGAGATTCGCGGCGGCTGGCAGGAACATTCTTTCACGAACCTGATGTGCTGGGCCGGGCTGGAACGGCTGGAGCGGATCAAGCGCGCCGGCTATCTGGGCTCGTTTGCGCTGGACCTGGCCGCCTCCCGCGTCCGCGCTGCGGAAGCGCTGCTGCGGGCCGTGAAAGAGGGGGTGGTCCGCAACGGGCCGGCGGACGACAGTTTCGATGCAGCTTTGGCCCAACTGCCGATCTTCGGCTATCCCAATGTGCCCCTCTGCGAAGCGACGACCTTGCAGATTGTCCGCGAACTCTCGCTCCGCCTGGAGGGAAAGGACACAGGCTTTTTCTACCGGTATGTCCGCGAGGACGACTTTGGGACGCCCGACGGCGGGTTCGTGATTTGTTCGTTCTGGGTGGCCCATGCCCTCGCCCGGCTCGGCCGGATCGCGCAGGCACGCCAGGTGCTGTCAGACGTGATGGCTGGCTCGAACCGGTTGGGCCTGTTCTCGGAGCATTTCATTCCCTCCACTCAGACCCAATGCGGCAACTTTCCGCAGGCCTATTCCCACGTGGGCCTCATCAACGCCGCATTCGCCGCCAGCCCCTCCTGGAACGAAGTGCTGTGA
- a CDS encoding glycerophosphodiester phosphodiesterase, which translates to MKRIIKIGHRGAAGHAPENTLASLQYAIGLGLDYAEFDLRRTLDGVLVLLHDERVDRTTNGRGRVEHLAFRDLKTLDAGHGNSIPSLEDALRLANGRIGLMLELKVPRIAQDCVEVVQRLRFGSPVLYASFLLDELADIRMLDRQAATMALFSNLPSDPHGIVATVRPSRATHVGLRHDTITPDLIQDLHQAGWPAFAYTVNEPADIERLKRSGIDGIISDFPDRL; encoded by the coding sequence ATGAAACGGATCATCAAGATCGGCCACCGTGGCGCAGCCGGGCATGCCCCGGAAAATACGTTGGCCTCGCTTCAATATGCGATCGGCCTCGGGCTCGACTACGCGGAATTCGATCTCCGCCGAACGCTGGACGGCGTCTTGGTCCTACTCCATGACGAGCGGGTGGACCGCACCACCAACGGCAGGGGGCGCGTGGAGCATCTGGCCTTTCGCGACCTCAAGACGTTGGATGCCGGCCACGGCAATTCCATTCCCTCGCTGGAAGATGCGCTGCGCCTCGCCAACGGCCGCATCGGACTGATGCTCGAACTCAAAGTACCGCGGATCGCCCAGGACTGCGTCGAGGTCGTCCAACGGCTCCGGTTCGGCAGCCCTGTGCTCTACGCCTCGTTCCTGTTGGACGAGTTGGCCGACATCCGCATGCTCGACCGACAGGCCGCAACCATGGCGCTGTTCTCCAATCTCCCCTCTGATCCACATGGCATCGTCGCCACGGTGCGTCCATCCCGGGCCACCCATGTCGGCCTCCGGCATGACACCATCACGCCAGACTTGATCCAGGACCTGCACCAAGCCGGCTGGCCGGCCTTTGCCTATACCGTGAACGAGCCGGCCGACATTGAGCGGCTCAAGAGATCCGGTATCGACGGGATCATCTCCGATTTTCCCGACCGCCTCTAG
- a CDS encoding S1 family peptidase, whose amino-acid sequence MILPSWVNLLIALVALVQVESTYAQDITRLQAGVVKITANPPQGTGNVGTGFIVWLETNAAYIVTSAHVVAGDAQPRVEFFTKRNMPVTAEVLGLEGDDEVRGLALLVVRGRENLPKGLRTLPFAETTRFSGGEDIIMIGFPGNAGPWNVVKGNISSRQDRDLYYSPTVDSGHSGGPILQNGNVLGLVVVAGQSSGRGVVARSVHDFVEGFGITVEDHGEPGAPESPQKVLASLKVQELDSI is encoded by the coding sequence ATGATCCTGCCTTCATGGGTTAATTTGCTGATAGCGTTGGTCGCCTTGGTCCAAGTGGAATCCACGTATGCGCAGGACATCACCCGTCTCCAAGCGGGGGTGGTCAAGATCACGGCCAACCCACCGCAAGGAACTGGAAATGTCGGCACTGGATTCATCGTCTGGTTAGAAACCAATGCGGCCTATATTGTCACATCGGCCCACGTCGTCGCCGGGGACGCACAGCCAAGAGTGGAGTTCTTCACAAAGCGAAACATGCCAGTTACAGCTGAGGTACTCGGATTGGAGGGCGACGACGAGGTGAGAGGCTTGGCCTTGCTAGTGGTGAGAGGGCGGGAAAATCTACCGAAGGGACTCAGAACGTTGCCATTTGCCGAAACCACGCGCTTTTCTGGGGGCGAAGACATCATCATGATTGGGTTTCCAGGCAATGCTGGGCCGTGGAATGTAGTTAAGGGGAATATCTCCTCCCGGCAAGATCGAGACCTGTACTATTCTCCGACCGTTGATTCCGGGCATTCCGGCGGACCGATCCTTCAGAATGGTAACGTATTGGGGCTGGTTGTCGTCGCAGGTCAGTCATCCGGCCGGGGGGTGGTAGCGAGGAGCGTCCATGATTTCGTGGAAGGATTTGGAATTACAGTTGAGGACCACGGTGAACCGGGAGCGCCGGAGTCGCCGCAGAAGGTCTTGGCATCTTTGAAGGTTCAGGAATTGGATTCAATCTGA
- a CDS encoding class I SAM-dependent methyltransferase: MLARLRITQAPLILVLLATAGCAETAYRYMNDPARDEWQQPKAVVEALKIAPGSRVADLGAGGGYFTWYLADAVGPQGKVYAADIEEVGLRMVREEAGRRGLHQVETVRSTATDAKLLEPVELIFLCNTYHHLRDRPAYFRALAGSLTPAGRIAIIDYKPSGLPWLFGHATSEETVRTEMESAGYHLVEAPDFLPKQHFLIFRPALPRGP; this comes from the coding sequence ATGCTCGCGCGTCTGCGCATCACCCAAGCCCCGCTGATCCTCGTTCTGCTTGCCACCGCTGGTTGTGCCGAAACCGCCTATCGCTACATGAACGATCCTGCGCGGGATGAATGGCAACAACCGAAGGCCGTCGTGGAGGCGCTCAAGATCGCGCCGGGATCCCGCGTGGCGGATCTCGGCGCGGGTGGAGGCTATTTCACGTGGTATTTGGCCGACGCCGTCGGCCCACAGGGGAAGGTCTATGCCGCCGATATCGAAGAGGTCGGTCTCCGCATGGTCCGGGAGGAGGCGGGGAGGCGCGGCTTGCACCAAGTTGAGACCGTCCGATCCACGGCGACGGATGCCAAGCTACTGGAACCGGTCGAACTGATCTTCCTCTGCAACACCTACCACCACCTACGCGATCGCCCGGCCTATTTTCGCGCGCTCGCCGGGTCCCTCACACCGGCCGGCCGCATCGCGATCATCGATTACAAGCCGTCCGGCCTCCCCTGGCTATTCGGCCATGCGACCAGCGAGGAGACCGTGCGGACGGAAATGGAGTCGGCCGGCTACCACCTGGTCGAGGCACCGGACTTCCTGCCCAAACAGCATTTCCTGATCTTTCGCCCGGCGCTTCCACGAGGCCCGTAG
- the otsB gene encoding trehalose-phosphatase, with amino-acid sequence MIDLFSDSGLARLEALSRTESLYAFDFDGTLAEIVRERDRAQVTPQVRRALHELGRLAPTAVVSGRALEDLEPRIEGAVSYLIGNHGLEGTQEEAEVRNQAQAVSRSWREQLGGSAGAKLHDEGITLEDKTYSLTLHYRGTRNSTRAKRKAKEALSRLTPAPRIILGKAVVNAVPAGSPHKGAAIRSLMRRLNVTTALYVGDDVTDEDVFALPDARIVTVRIGRKRGSRAQFYLTDQGQVARLLDYLVKLLSMRPPPHTIGEPPGIMTAGRPAAR; translated from the coding sequence ATGATCGATCTGTTTTCCGACAGCGGGCTGGCGCGGTTGGAGGCGCTCAGCCGGACCGAATCGCTCTATGCCTTCGATTTCGACGGCACCTTGGCGGAGATTGTCCGGGAACGGGACCGCGCCCAGGTGACGCCGCAGGTGCGTCGGGCGCTTCATGAACTCGGCCGGCTGGCCCCGACGGCGGTGGTCTCGGGCCGGGCGCTGGAGGACTTGGAGCCGAGGATCGAGGGAGCCGTCTCTTATCTCATCGGCAATCACGGGTTAGAGGGGACGCAGGAGGAAGCCGAAGTCCGGAATCAAGCCCAGGCGGTCTCACGGTCCTGGCGGGAACAGCTTGGAGGCTCTGCCGGCGCAAAGCTTCACGACGAGGGCATCACGCTTGAGGATAAGACCTACTCCCTCACCCTCCATTATCGGGGCACGCGAAACAGCACCCGCGCGAAGCGGAAGGCCAAGGAGGCGCTCTCGCGGTTGACGCCCGCGCCCCGCATCATCCTCGGAAAGGCCGTCGTGAACGCGGTCCCGGCCGGCTCTCCCCATAAGGGAGCGGCGATCCGCTCGCTCATGCGCCGCCTGAATGTGACGACGGCTCTCTATGTGGGAGACGATGTGACGGATGAGGATGTGTTTGCGCTTCCCGATGCCCGCATCGTGACGGTGCGCATTGGGCGGAAGAGGGGTTCGCGCGCGCAGTTCTACCTGACCGATCAGGGGCAGGTGGCGCGGCTGCTGGACTATCTGGTGAAGCTCCTTTCGATGCGGCCTCCCCCACACACGATCGGCGAGCCTCCGGGAATCATGACGGCCGGACGGCCGGCCGCGAGATGA
- a CDS encoding alpha,alpha-trehalose-phosphate synthase (UDP-forming) yields the protein MRLSLRFLLPLAIVLALLAYAVIPLVDTFALKWFVRDLDMRSKLIASTMEGPVADMLAGQARAKLLAYFHRVIQDERLYAIGLCDQAERLLYRTQTYPDAIPCTGPNSVAPDRTAVLPLTTGPVHVASRTVRVDNKFLGHLILVHDMSWVERRSADTKRYIFYLFVVMGAVISLVTVLVAHLSWRGWVSGVRDLLQGGNPLAPSDQDHAPELRPVAKDLRALIQDLEADRRLRDESRISWTPAALRRILHDQLAGDEVLIVSNREPYIHNWRGDRIEVQVPASGLVTALEPVMRACSGTWIAHGSGSADRDAVDVRDHVRVPPDQPSYDIRRVWMSPEEEMGYYYGFANEGIWPLCHLAHVRPVFRSSDWKAYVEVNARFAQAVQEEAKTDNPVVLVQDYHFALLPKMIRERLPHATIITFWHIPWPNAELFGICPWREDLLDGLLGSSILGFHTRVHGNNFLDSVDRYLEARIDRDSSTISYGSKLTAVNPYPISIEWPSRWVAGQPPVEACRRQIRERHDIEPERLIGLGVDRLDYTKGILERFMAVERLLELQPEWIGRFSFIQVAAPSRSIIDQYQQFAAQVRTLADAINRRFGREGYQPIYLNIEHHEPPHTFGYYRGADFCIVSSLHDGMNLVAKEFIAARDDEQGVLILSQFTGAARELPEALVVNPYNIDQCAAALHLALTMPPAEQRTRMRSMRGLIQEFNVYRWAGRMLIDAARIRQRQRVMRKVTQPDQALGRESLR from the coding sequence ATGCGCCTGTCCCTCCGGTTCCTCCTGCCCCTCGCGATCGTCCTGGCCCTTCTTGCCTATGCCGTGATTCCCCTGGTCGATACCTTCGCGCTCAAGTGGTTCGTGCGCGATTTGGACATGCGGTCGAAACTGATCGCCAGCACCATGGAAGGCCCCGTGGCCGACATGCTCGCCGGCCAAGCGAGGGCCAAGCTGCTTGCGTATTTTCACCGCGTCATTCAGGACGAGCGGCTGTATGCGATCGGGCTCTGCGACCAGGCCGAGCGGCTCCTGTACAGGACGCAGACCTACCCCGACGCCATTCCCTGTACGGGTCCCAACAGCGTGGCGCCGGACCGCACCGCCGTGCTGCCGCTGACGACGGGCCCCGTCCATGTGGCCTCGCGGACGGTTCGCGTGGACAATAAATTCCTCGGGCATCTGATTCTCGTCCACGATATGAGCTGGGTCGAGCGCCGGAGCGCCGACACGAAGCGCTACATCTTCTATCTGTTCGTGGTGATGGGCGCGGTGATTTCGCTCGTGACCGTGTTGGTCGCCCATCTCAGTTGGCGCGGATGGGTCTCGGGCGTGCGGGACCTGTTGCAGGGAGGCAATCCCTTGGCGCCGTCCGACCAGGACCATGCTCCCGAGCTGCGGCCGGTGGCGAAGGACCTGCGCGCGTTGATTCAAGATCTGGAGGCCGATCGCCGCCTGCGCGATGAGAGCCGGATCAGTTGGACGCCGGCCGCCTTGCGCCGCATCCTGCACGATCAGTTGGCGGGGGACGAAGTGTTGATCGTGTCGAACCGCGAACCCTATATCCACAACTGGCGAGGGGACCGCATCGAGGTGCAGGTGCCGGCGAGCGGGTTGGTCACGGCCCTGGAGCCGGTCATGCGGGCCTGTTCCGGCACCTGGATCGCGCATGGCAGCGGATCGGCCGACCGCGACGCCGTCGACGTCCGGGATCACGTGCGGGTGCCTCCGGACCAGCCGTCTTACGACATCCGCCGGGTCTGGATGTCGCCGGAAGAAGAGATGGGCTATTACTATGGATTCGCCAACGAAGGCATCTGGCCCCTCTGCCATCTGGCCCATGTCCGGCCCGTGTTCCGCTCCTCCGATTGGAAGGCCTACGTCGAGGTCAATGCGCGGTTTGCCCAGGCGGTGCAGGAGGAGGCCAAGACGGACAATCCGGTCGTGTTGGTTCAGGATTACCATTTTGCCCTGCTCCCCAAGATGATTCGTGAACGGCTGCCCCATGCGACCATCATCACTTTCTGGCACATTCCCTGGCCCAACGCCGAGCTGTTCGGCATCTGCCCCTGGCGGGAAGACCTGCTGGACGGGCTTCTGGGCAGCAGCATCCTGGGATTCCATACCAGGGTCCACGGCAACAACTTTCTCGACAGCGTCGATCGGTATCTGGAAGCCCGCATCGATCGGGACAGCTCGACGATCTCCTACGGGAGCAAGTTGACGGCGGTGAATCCCTACCCCATCTCCATCGAATGGCCGAGCCGCTGGGTGGCCGGCCAGCCGCCTGTGGAGGCCTGCCGCCGGCAGATCCGCGAGCGTCACGACATCGAGCCTGAGCGGCTGATCGGGCTCGGCGTGGATCGATTGGACTATACGAAGGGCATCCTCGAACGGTTCATGGCCGTGGAGCGGCTGCTGGAATTGCAGCCCGAATGGATCGGCCGGTTCTCGTTCATCCAGGTGGCCGCGCCCAGCCGCTCCATCATCGATCAATATCAACAATTCGCCGCGCAGGTGCGCACCTTGGCCGACGCGATCAACAGGCGATTCGGACGCGAGGGCTACCAACCCATCTATCTGAACATCGAGCACCATGAGCCGCCGCACACGTTCGGGTACTACCGCGGGGCGGATTTCTGCATCGTGAGCAGCTTGCACGACGGCATGAATTTGGTGGCGAAGGAGTTCATCGCCGCGCGCGACGACGAGCAGGGCGTGTTGATCTTGAGCCAGTTCACCGGCGCGGCCCGCGAGTTGCCGGAAGCGCTGGTCGTGAATCCCTACAATATCGACCAGTGCGCGGCGGCGTTGCACTTAGCCTTGACGATGCCGCCGGCCGAGCAACGGACGCGCATGCGGAGCATGCGGGGCTTGATCCAGGAGTTCAATGTCTACCGGTGGGCCGGCCGCATGTTGATCGATGCGGCCCGCATCCGCCAGCGCCAGCGGGTCATGCGCAAGGTCACGCAGCCCGATCAGGCCTTGGGAAGGGAATCGCTTCGATGA
- a CDS encoding nucleotidyltransferase domain-containing protein, translating into MVSQQQIEQAVRILAQAVRPVKIILFGSYARGDARYDSDVDFLVVESAVPNRRSEMARLRNILRPLRIPVDVIVASEAELREWGHLPGHILYWALKEGKALHEATA; encoded by the coding sequence ATGGTGTCGCAGCAACAAATAGAGCAAGCGGTCCGCATTCTCGCGCAGGCGGTTCGGCCGGTGAAAATCATTCTGTTCGGTTCCTACGCGCGCGGTGACGCGCGATACGATTCAGACGTCGATTTCCTTGTTGTGGAATCAGCCGTCCCGAACAGGCGCTCCGAGATGGCTCGTCTACGAAACATCCTAAGGCCATTGCGAATTCCTGTAGATGTCATCGTCGCTTCCGAAGCGGAGTTGAGAGAGTGGGGCCATTTGCCGGGCCATATTCTGTACTGGGCGCTGAAAGAAGGCAAAGCGTTGCATGAAGCAACCGCGTGA